A window from Lytechinus pictus isolate F3 Inbred chromosome 9, Lp3.0, whole genome shotgun sequence encodes these proteins:
- the LOC135153095 gene encoding uncharacterized protein LOC135153095, with amino-acid sequence MIACNKSQHNYLHLIINFCAEMSPQMQRSPEPDRKADGHVTETGSPMGGGVGGAVGGAYSMYSGAKGEPACGEGTPMPGPPHGQPGPINVSKPKQIYPIPEPIAEISSIYDTSSDGDVLRNPEPRRISDPTTPMEFFSLPSESLATMMSSVKQNTDKFDKLKRGYHSQCVRSKLQHSKSVENIRSLTNSVSSQQGDINFLLTMIGFISGDMADLKSRLGAIEKRPEVAMRCNRNTFASSSTHSIPYDSERQQGHQSFILPSTDLNIRAELFLVGYGTGQGTHLSLRIEAKSGNAKETGQLPSQCRFEIRILNFDDEDETRKKSKDSKENDGGMHVVEFPKVIEKDVVENEALGFKTNGMLRVTLIVSWEEN; translated from the coding sequence ATGATCGCTTGTAATAAAAGTCAACATAATTATCTTCACCTGATCATTAATTTCTGTGCAGAAATGTCGCCGCAGATGCAGAGGTCACCTGAACCAGATCGGAAAGCAGATGGACACGTGACCGAGACTGGCAGTCCAATGGGAGGTGGAGTTGGCGGGGCCGTAGGAGGGGCTTATAGCATGTATAGTGGCGCCAAAGGTGAACCTGCATGCGGGGAGGGGACTCCTATGCCGGGACCGCCTCACGGACAACCCGGTCCCATTAACGTTTCGAAACCCAAGCAAATATACCCAATACCAGAACCTATCGCAGAGATATCTTCCATTTATGACACCTCGAGTGACGGCGATGTCCTTCGCAATCCGGAACCTCGTCGAATATCCGATCCGACCACTCCCATggaatttttttcattgccATCTGAGTCTCTTGCAACAATGATGTCTTCTGTCAAGCAAAATACAGATAAGTTTGACAAATTGAAAAGGGGCTACCACAGTCAATGTGTTAGGAGCAAGCTGCAGCACTCAAAGTCCGTCGAGAATATAAGATCTTTAACCAATTCTGTGAGCTCCCAGCAAGGAGACATAAATTTCCTACTCACGATGATAGGATTTATCTCGGGAGATATGGCAGATTTAAAGTCAAGACTTGGTGCTATTGAAAAGAGACCGGAAGTTGCCATGCGCTGTAACCGAAACACATTTGCTTCGAGTTCAACCCACTCTATACCTTATGACTCAGAGAGGCAGCAGGGGCACCAATCTTTCATCCTACCATCCACGGACCTGAACATCCGAGCAGAACTCTTCCTCGTCGGATATGGCACTGGACAAGGCACACATCTCTCCCTGCGGATCGAAGCAAAGTCCGGCAACGCGAAAGAGACCGGTCAACTGCCCTCCCAATGCCGATTCGAGATCCGTATTCTCAACTTCGACGATGAAGACGAAACCCGAAAGAAATCCAAGGACTCGAAGGAAAATGACGGCGGCATGCACGTCGTTGAGTTTCCAAAGGTGATTGAGAAAGATGTTGTCGAGAACGAAGCCCTTGGATTCAAGACGAATGGCATGCTAAGAGTTACGCTCATTGTTTCTTGGGAGGAGAATTAA